AATGACGAGAAGACTTTAGCTTGTTGATTGTTGTGAAAAACGATATTGTTAAAACCTTCACTCATTAAATAAGGGGAATTGATCAAGAAAAATAATCCTATATGAATTAGCAGACCAGCTCCCAAATATTTAAGCTTGGAAACACAATCCGTTCTTGATTTCCAAATATAGAAGAAATAAAATGGCAAAACAATAAATATATGAGTCTTGCAAAGTAAAGCAGCAGCAAGCAGGGCTAAAGAGAGATAGAATTTTTCCTTGAAAAGCAGATGGAGACTGAGAAACAAAAATGCAATGGGAATTACATCAAGTTGTCCGTGCATATAATTGATATAAATCAAAATTGGCGAAAGCCAGTAAAGATACAAGACTTGCTTAGTTTGATTTTTGAGCCACCTTAATAGCACCATCAAAATAGCAAGATCAGCCAAAAGCAAAGGTATTCTCAAAAGCAAGAGATCAAAATTGATACTAAATTTGCTAGTACCTAGTAAAGTACTAACCACTAATTTCGGCAAAGACAAAATCCACAACATCAAAGCCGGATACGGAAAAACATCCATCTTGCCAAGTTCATAAAAATACTGATAAGGATTAGCCGGAAATGAATCAACAAAAAAATTGACAAATGGCAGAAATAATCCGGATAAAAAATTAGAAGCAAGAAAAAAAGCTAGTATTAATTTGACTACTAAACCAACAAAAAAAACTGGAGAGTCCAAACCCTCTACTTTTATATTGCCAAATCGGTCGTAAAAGATTTTTTTCATTGATAATAGGCTCTATTTTTTAAAGACTAAGCACTTTATTCCCGCGAAATTAGTCAGAGTAGTAAAACCAATCACTATAATATTAGCGATCTTTGGCTCAAGTCCCCAGAAATATGTCAGTGCTTTAAGTAATAACAAACCCAAAATCAAAGAGACAAGATAAACGCTGTAGTATTTAGTCACTTGATTATCAACTTCGTGCTTTTGTCCAAAAGTCCAAGACTTATTTAGACCATAGCCAGCAAAGACACCAATCATAAAGCCTGAGCCAGATGCAAGCAAATAATTCAAGTGCAGGTAGTCAAGCAAAATCCAAAAACAAGAGTAATTAACGATGGTAGAAAGAACCCCAACCACAACAAACTTGCTAAATTGTTTAGCGACTTGCAAACTAGCTCTATAATAATACAGATGCTCAAAATTAGTCATAGAATCAACAGCATAAAAGCTCTCCAGCAAGTCCCTCCCGGCTATGGCGTAGAACTTGATCTCAGAGACCAAGCTGGTGAGCTGATACTACAGCATGACCCATTTAAGCCAGGTGAAAGCTTTGACGAATACCTCAAGTCTTATAAGCATTCACTGATTATTTTAAACCTAAAGTCCGAAGGACTTGAAGAGCGGGTTCTTGAACTAGTTAAAAAATATCAAGTCAAGGATTATTTCATGCTCGATCTCTCTTTACCTTATCTGGTCAAACACTCAAACCAGGGCCTCAAAGATATTGCTATTCGTTATTCAGAATATGAACCGATAGAACTAGCTAGTAAATTCATTGGCAAAGTAGATTGGGTTTGGCTAGATTGTTTCAATGGTTACCATCTTCCAGATAAGGATTATGCAATACTTCGTGACAATTTCAAGCTCTGCATGGTCTCGCCAGAGTTGCAAGGCTACCCCGTCGAAGACATTGCGTTATTCAAAAACAAACTTGGCTCCAAAACGATTGATGCCGTTTGCACGAAGAGGCCAGAGCTATGGTAATTATTTTTCCTGATGTCGATCTAACTGAAGTCAAAGCTGTTTTGCTTGACTTGGACAATTGTTTGTACCCATATGATATTTGTCATGCTCGCGCTCTTGAAGATTGTATCCAAAAACTCAGCCAAGAATTCCCTCAAATCTCAGAGGCTAAACTAAAAGAAGAATACGAGAAATCCCGCAAAGCTTGTCACAGACGACTTGATGGCACAGCCTCTTCTCACTCGCGCCTGCTTTATTGCAAGGGTTTACTTGAAAACATCACCGGCAAAACCCAAGCAGCTTTGAGCCTTGAGCTTGAAGAACTTTATTGGTCTAGTTACATGGGGCAAATGCAACTCGATACTAAAGCATTAGCCTTCCTCAAAGAATGTAAAAACAAATCTATTCCAATCTCACTAGTCACCGATCTTACTGAACAAATTCAACTCCGCAAAATCATCAGACTTGGTATCGCTGACTATATTGATTTTGTTGTTAGTTCAGAAGAAGCAGGGGTGGAGAAACCTGCAGCTAAGATCTTTGAGCTTGCCTTGTCCAAGCTAGGTAAAAAAGCTAGTGAAGTGATTATGATTGGTGATAATTTAGAAAAAGATATCAAAGGTGCTGAGGCTCTTGGGATTAAAGCCTATCCTGTCACTTGCTTGGAATCCAAGTAAGCAGTAATTGCAACTATCTTGCCAGCCTCATTAAATTCAATGATATCTACAACATCAATAATCTTGCCATCAAAGTCAAGCTTGAGCTGGGCAGCAACAGTGTTTTGGGCGGAATCAGCGATGATGCGCTTTGAGATCAAAGTGATCTTC
The Cyanobacteriota bacterium genome window above contains:
- a CDS encoding GtrA family protein — translated: MQVAKQFSKFVVVGVLSTIVNYSCFWILLDYLHLNYLLASGSGFMIGVFAGYGLNKSWTFGQKHEVDNQVTKYYSVYLVSLILGLLLLKALTYFWGLEPKIANIIVIGFTTLTNFAGIKCLVFKK
- a CDS encoding HAD family hydrolase, with product MVIIFPDVDLTEVKAVLLDLDNCLYPYDICHARALEDCIQKLSQEFPQISEAKLKEEYEKSRKACHRRLDGTASSHSRLLYCKGLLENITGKTQAALSLELEELYWSSYMGQMQLDTKALAFLKECKNKSIPISLVTDLTEQIQLRKIIRLGIADYIDFVVSSEEAGVEKPAAKIFELALSKLGKKASEVIMIGDNLEKDIKGAEALGIKAYPVTCLESK